Proteins from one Rosa chinensis cultivar Old Blush chromosome 7, RchiOBHm-V2, whole genome shotgun sequence genomic window:
- the LOC112176530 gene encoding photosynthetic NDH subunit of subcomplex B 4, chloroplastic → MAEAIMGFTITSPHIHSSSLQTTKVDISHMSSSTRLLRQFSSSELFGGCKQLEVGKKSKRAPLSRTNAFPDWPLMAVLVEHIEGQRDFISHKSIVHLSDDSIKSVYTAYIMFTVWGCLFFGSMKDPYYDSEQYRKDGGDGTGHWIYEKQEDIEESARSELWREELIEEIEQKVGGLRELEEAAKKEEQLVK, encoded by the exons ATGGCAGAAGCTATCATGGGCTTCACCATTACTAGTCCACATATTCACAGTTCTTCTCTCCAAACAACAAAAGTGGACATCAGCCACATGAGCTCATCTACAAGATTG CTTAGGCAGTTTTCAAGCTCTGAACTTTTCGGTGGGTGCAAGCAG CTTGAGGTTGGGAAAAAAAGTAAAAGAGCCCCTTTGAGCAGAACCAATGCTTTCCCAGATTGGCCTCTGATGGCAGTTTTAGTGGAGCATATTGAAGGCCAGAGAGACTTTATATCCCACAAGTCCATTGTGCATCTCAGTGATGACTCCATAAAAAGTGTCT ATACTGCTTACATCATGTTCACTGTTTGGGGGTGTTTATTCTTTGGATCCATGAAG GATCCATATTATGATTCAGAGCAGTACAGGAAAGATGGAGGAGATGGTACTGGACATTGGATATATGAGAAG CAAGAAGACATTGAAGAATCTGCAAGATCAGAATTGTGGAGGGAGGAGCTGATTGAGGAGATAGAGCAGAAAGTTGGAGGGCTGAGAGAGTTGGAAGAGGCTGCTAAGAAGGAGGAGCAGCTTGTCAAGTAG
- the LOC112176529 gene encoding 2-hydroxy-palmitic acid dioxygenase mpo1, which translates to MGGRGLFDLENHFAFYGAYHSNPVNIFIHTLFVWPILFTSLVLLYFTPSLLNFPAGVYHGFLFNFGFVFTVIYALYYVGLDKKAGSLAALLCVLCWVGASVLASRLGFSLAWKVVLAAQLFCWTGQFIGHGVFEKRAPALLDNLVQAFLMAPFFVLLEVLQTAFGYEPYPGFHANVTEKIEANIKEWQEEKQKKQS; encoded by the exons ATGGGGGGAAGAGGATTGTTTGATCTTGAAAACCACTTTGCCTTCTATGGCGCATATCACAGCAACCCAGTAAACATTTTCATCCACACTCTGTTTGTGTGGCCAATTCTCTTCACCTCTCTTGTTCTTCTCTACTTCACACCTTCCCTGCTGAATTTCCCAGCTGGGGTTTATCATgggtttttgtttaattttgggtttgttttcaCTGTGATCTATGCTTTGTATTATGTTGGATTGGATAAGAAAGCTGGGTCCTTGGCTGCTTTGCTCTGTGTTCTCTGCTGGGTTGGAGCGAGTGTTCTTGCTAGTCGCCTTGGGTTTTCTTTGGCATGGAAG GTTGTGTTGGCAGCTCAGTTGTTCTGTTGGACTGGACAGTTCATAGGCCATGGGGTGTTTGAG AAACGAGCACCAGCTCTTCTGGACAACCTTGTCCAAGCATTTCTAATGGCCCCTTTCTTTGTGTTACTTGAG GTCCTTCAAACGGCCTTTGGTTACGAACCTTATCCAGGGTTTCATGCAAATGTTACAGAAAAGATAGAGGCTAATATCAAAGAGTGGCAagaagagaaacaaaagaaacaatctTAG
- the LOC112176527 gene encoding pentatricopeptide repeat-containing protein At4g21065, with product MLHLSSSSSSSSFPTKPTMRSNIFHKAQRVMTLFKQCTTMKEVKQLHAHITHTGLDQTLCVLGKVISFCAVSDLGDMDYAVSVFSSIESPDGFLWNTMIRGFGKTDKPERAFEFCKRMQEKGNVADNFTLSFLLKVSGQLGSDILGKQIHCTTVKNGFDSNVFVRNTLIHMYGMFGDAKTALHLFDEMPSPDLVAWNTIIDSHVNCGKCNEALDLFLRMMDRGVDTDEATVVVTLSACSTLGALDFGRWVHCLVDHTDLGNVVTVSNSLIDMYAKCGAVEEAYDAFNKMKGKKNIVSWNTMILGLATHGHADKSLDLFLKMLEEKLERPDGVTFLGVLCACSYGGMVDEGRRYFEIMSKDYQIQPTVKHYGCMVDMLGRAGFVEEAYRLIRSMPVKCNAIVWRTLLSACQVHGEVELGEKVRSHLLELASDHSSDYVLLANMYASLGQWNEAMRVRRSMQYRGVEKPEPGNSLVGADLHMKLKMDSTEAYSEDINAAVTSS from the coding sequence ATGCtccacctctcttcttcttcttcttcttcttcctttcccaCCAAGCCAACAATGCGCAGCAACATATTTCACAAGGCACAAAGGGTCATGACCCTTTTCAAGCAGTGCACCACCATGAAAGAGGTCAAGCAACTCCATGCCCATATAACCCACACCGGGCTCGATCAAACCCTCTGTGTTCTCGGCAAGGTCATCTCATTTTGCGCGGTTTCGGACCTCGGAGACATGGACTATGCGGTCTCTGTGTTCAGCAGCATTGAAAGCCCAGATGGGTTTTTATGGAACACCATGATTAGAGGGTTTGGGAAGACTGATAAGCCTGAAAGGGCGTTTGAGTTTTGTAAGAGAATGCAGGAGAAAGGAAATGTagctgacaattttaccctctcgTTCTTGCTCAAGGTTTCTGGGCAATTGGGATCGGATATATTGGGGAAGCAGATACATTGTACTACTGTGAAAAATGGGTTTGATTCTAATGTGTTTGTGAGGAACACTCTAATCCATATGTATGGTATGTTTGGGGATGCAAAAACTGCTCTCCACctgttcgatgaaatgcctaGCCCAGATTTAGTGGCGTGGAATACCATTATTGATAGTCATGTGAATTGCGGAAAGTGCAACGAAGCGCTAGATTTGTTCTTGAGGATGATGGATAGGGGTGTAGATACTGACGAGGCCACTGTCGTTGTGACCCTCTCGGCATGTTCTACATTGGGTGCTTTAGATTTTGGGAGGTGGGTACATTGTTTGGTTGATCATACGGATCTTGGCAACGTTGTGACGGTGTCTAATTCGTTAATTGACATGTATGCGAAGTGTGGAGCTGTTGAAGAAGCGTATGATGCTTTTAATAAGATGAAGGGGAAGAAGAACATAGTATCTTGGAACACGATGATTCTCGGGCTTGCGACGCATGGTCATGCGGACAAATCTTTGGACCTGTTCTTGAAAATGTTGGAGGAGAAGCTTGAGCGACCGGATGGTGTTACTTTCTTGGGAGTTCTGTGTGCTTGTAGTTATGGAGGGATGGTTGATGAAGGAAGAAGATATTTTGAAATTATGAGCAAAGACTATCAGATTCAACCAACAGTGAAGCACTACGGATGCATGGTTGATATGTTGGGGCGAGCTGGGTTTGTGGAAGAGGCTTATAGGTTGATAAGGAGCATGCCGGTGAAGTGTAATGCCATTGTATGGAGGACATTGTTGTCGGCGTGTCAGGTGCACGGTGAGGTCGAGCTTGGAGAGAAGGTCAGGAGTCATCTGTTGGAGTTGGCTTCAGATCATAGCAGCGATTATGTGCTTCTGGCTAACATGTATGCAAGTTTAGGCCAGTGGAACGAAGCTATGAGAGTAAGAAGGTCAATGCAGTACAGGGGAGTTGAGAAACCTGAGCCCGGTAATAGCTTGGTTGGCGCAGATCTTCATATGAAGTTGAAAATGGACTCAACTGAAGCCTATTCTGAAGATATAAATGCAGCAGTTACTAGTTCATAA
- the LOC112176838 gene encoding NAC domain-containing protein 100, protein MMQEMEKFAVQAGTFREDDQIDLPPGFRFHPTDEELISHYLHKKVIDSNFGCKAIGDVDLNKSEPWDLPYKAKMGEKEWYFFCVRDRKYPTGLRTNRATEAGYWKATGKDKEIYKGKSLVGMKKTLVFYGGRAPKGEKSNWVMHEYRLEGKFSVHNLPKSARNEWVICRVFEKSAGGKKIHITGLVNSGPHGTEMGSSGLPPLLDSAPYNGAKTRPASESNYVPCFSNHESIDSQRNQGIVDYINSNPLFSVSSNPLNNNNAFPRVTYQNSLCSAPVSSANFQFPSSVLMQDHLRALLENNVSFMRQNFKTERDMVSVSQETGLTTDVNPEISSVMPNPEMGRRPFDDQDNFWM, encoded by the exons ATGATGCAAGAAATGGAGAAGTTTGCTGTTCAAGCTGGAACTTTCAGGGAAGATGATCAGATTGATTTGCCACCGGGGTTTCGATTCCATCCAACCGATGAAGAGCTTATTTCTCACTACCTGCACAAGAAGGTTATCGATTCCAACTTCGGCTGCAAAGCAATTGGTGATGTGGACTTGAACAAGTCTGAGCCTTGGGATTTGCCAT ATAAAGCGAAAATGGGAGAGAAGGAATGGTACTTTTTCTGTGTGAGGGATAGAAAGTATCCGACTGGTCTGAGGACAAACAGAGCAACTGAAGCTGGATATTGGAAAGCTACTGGGAAAGACAAGGAGATTTACAAAGGGAAATCCTTGGTTGGCATGAAGAAGACCCTTGTTTTCTACGGGGGCAGAGCCCCAAAAGGTGAAAAGAGCAACTGGGTCATGCATGAATACAGACTGGAGGGTAAATTCTCAGTCCACAACCTCCCCAAATCTGCAAGG AACGAATGGGTGATTTGTAGGGTCTTTGAAAAATCTGCTGGTGGTAAAAAAATCCATATTACTGGACTTGTGAATTCCGGTCCTCATGGAACTGAAATGGGTTCTTCTGGTTTACCACCTTTGTTGGACTCAGCGCCTTACAACGGCGCCAAGACCAGACCTGCTTCAGAGTCGAATTACGTGCCCTGCTTCTCCAACCATGAGTCCATTGATTCTCAAAGAAATCAAGGGATTGTTGATTACATCAACAGCAATCCTCTTTTCTCTGTTTCTTCGAATCCTTTAAACAACAACAACGCTTTCCCACGAGTCACGTATCAGAATTCACTCTGCTCTGCTCCCGTTTCATCTGCGAATTTCCAGTTTCCGAGTTCGGTTTTAATGCAAGACCATCTGAGGGCCTTGCTTGAAAACAATGTCTCATTCATGAGGCAGAACTTCAAAACAGAGAGGGACATGGTCAGTGTGTCTCAAGAAACAGGTCTTACTACTGATGTGAACCCTGAAATCTCTTCTGTCATGCCAAATCCTGAGATGGGTAGGAGGCCATTTGATGATCAAGATAACTTTTGGATGTGA